The Acidobacteriota bacterium genome contains a region encoding:
- a CDS encoding leucine-rich repeat protein, which translates to MRDKLVEVTGVSDCSEVAVAHLAGVTTLNVRESRIESIQSHDFRGLVNLEQLVLTSNSLRELPEDAFAGLDSLVDLQLDWNELRSLPEGVFSGLRNLQQLNLRVNRLRELPEEILKGLNSLIDLQLNWNPLKALPQSVFEETGNLQRLMLDTTLLRQLPEGIFDGLNNLQELNLDRNGNLTVFPPGIFDDALATLGSNPDNEGLEVRSYLKARLTFAPDTQRAAPGQTVKATVTLHRVLPVAVRVPYTVGGSATADNPIGLSPTPEEGVLFLAGETRKDITFTLPEAADLLGKTVVLTLGQASEIGLRRADGTGPDAPFLKSESLVTPIPEAATQVVSIFNGFPDSDLGGICDRTPQVRDTLVTLSGETACSNVTREQLSRVTTLNLREAGISTLQPDDFSGLNSLTDLSLWENHLTILPAEIFAGLGKLERLEIPGNALHTLPEGIFAGLKNLKWLDLRGNYLTTLREDAFDGLTNLETLWINTNSFETLPDRVFQGLTNLKEISLNFTFLPTLPVDVFQGLTNLETLGLTDNTLTTLPEGIFQGLTSLDDLFISGNLLRELPEGVFRGLTKIDSLWMGGNFLRELPAGIFSGLTNLRSLIISENSLISIPEGIFDGLSNVQDLWLDHNLLRTLPEGIFQDVNKLESLLLHENSLTSLPGGIFSGLRSLGTLWLVGNRLTVLPAGVFDDSLATLSSLLIDRGFTASLGFASTAQTVSPGSDVKVPLVLSRTLPVAVRVPYSVGVNAPSASLRGLSPAPESGVMFRAGETHQEISFRLINDADSRSESNVTLSLDALSKIGLRRSDGKGEDAPYLETDTLVLRPPDGVNHTVTVPGSDSQQQTPYCLSLWGGAPCSTVSILPGVFAGPMGENPAETEVVITNMDPQPVDCEIGLLFHAGIPSAPAVTFNGRFHEKNLIQVTVPKGGAEILTLGAPDAEELAVGALYVFARSPCGADSLQVQARYLIDDGIEEGFEELFSMPGQSAKDWLRPGECRRLTGIFGNGRNVLLASANSQPEHVAPPGTALRFHAFDLKGKFVGRQTSLDIEWNPQIKTSWEFDRPTIIQMCLDAPSDSQFKLAIAPIGSKSGAANIQYATESFRHEPEPEDTGPDP; encoded by the coding sequence GTGCGGGACAAGCTCGTGGAGGTCACCGGGGTATCGGACTGTTCCGAGGTTGCAGTGGCACATCTGGCTGGTGTGACGACTTTGAACGTGAGAGAAAGCAGGATTGAATCCATTCAAAGCCATGACTTCCGTGGTCTGGTCAACCTCGAACAGCTCGTCTTAACTTCAAACTCCCTGAGAGAACTACCCGAAGATGCTTTTGCTGGATTGGACAGCCTGGTTGATCTGCAACTCGATTGGAACGAGCTCAGAAGCTTGCCGGAAGGGGTCTTCAGCGGCCTCCGAAACTTGCAACAGTTGAACCTTAGGGTAAATCGATTGCGAGAACTGCCGGAGGAAATACTTAAGGGATTAAACAGCCTGATCGACTTGCAACTCAATTGGAATCCCCTGAAGGCTCTACCGCAATCAGTCTTCGAGGAGACCGGTAACCTGCAACGGCTTATGTTGGATACAACCCTGCTCAGGCAACTTCCCGAAGGGATCTTCGACGGACTGAACAACTTGCAAGAGCTGAATCTTGACCGCAACGGCAATCTCACCGTCTTCCCCCCAGGTATCTTCGACGATGCACTCGCTACCTTGGGAAGCAATCCCGACAACGAAGGACTCGAAGTGCGTTCCTACTTGAAGGCCAGGTTGACCTTCGCCCCGGATACGCAAAGGGCAGCCCCGGGGCAAACCGTTAAAGCTACGGTGACGCTGCACCGCGTCCTGCCTGTAGCCGTGCGCGTGCCTTACACGGTTGGCGGTAGCGCTACTGCTGATAACCCAATTGGATTGTCGCCAACTCCTGAGGAAGGAGTGCTGTTTCTTGCGGGGGAAACCCGCAAGGACATTACCTTCACGCTTCCCGAAGCCGCAGACCTGCTGGGCAAGACTGTTGTGTTGACCTTGGGCCAAGCCTCCGAAATTGGCCTGCGTCGGGCGGATGGAACTGGACCGGACGCTCCATTCTTGAAGAGTGAGTCTTTGGTGACGCCTATTCCGGAGGCTGCCACTCAGGTTGTCTCGATATTCAATGGTTTTCCAGACTCCGACCTGGGCGGAATCTGTGATCGCACTCCCCAAGTCAGGGATACATTGGTAACACTCAGTGGGGAAACGGCATGTTCTAACGTTACGCGGGAACAACTGTCCAGAGTGACGACGCTGAATCTTCGCGAGGCCGGCATCAGTACCCTTCAGCCCGATGACTTCAGCGGACTGAATTCCCTGACCGACTTGAGTTTGTGGGAGAACCACCTGACTATCCTTCCCGCGGAAATATTTGCGGGCTTAGGGAAGCTGGAACGCCTGGAGATTCCGGGAAACGCGTTGCACACTCTACCCGAGGGAATATTTGCTGGACTGAAAAACCTCAAGTGGTTGGACTTGCGCGGCAACTATCTGACCACCCTGCGCGAGGACGCATTTGACGGCCTCACCAACCTGGAAACGCTGTGGATTAACACGAACTCCTTCGAAACACTGCCTGATCGGGTATTTCAGGGCCTCACCAATCTCAAGGAAATTTCTCTCAACTTCACCTTCCTTCCCACCTTGCCGGTGGACGTTTTCCAAGGGCTGACCAACCTGGAAACGTTGGGGTTGACCGACAACACACTGACTACTTTGCCGGAGGGAATTTTCCAGGGACTGACAAGCTTGGACGACCTCTTTATCTCCGGCAACTTACTCAGGGAACTGCCTGAAGGTGTCTTTCGTGGCCTGACCAAGATCGACAGCCTCTGGATGGGCGGAAACTTCTTGAGAGAATTGCCGGCCGGGATCTTTTCGGGCCTGACAAATCTGCGGAGTCTTATTATTTCCGAGAACTCCCTGATCTCAATTCCCGAAGGGATTTTCGACGGACTAAGCAACGTGCAGGATCTATGGCTGGACCACAACCTACTAAGAACCTTGCCCGAGGGAATCTTCCAGGATGTCAATAAGCTGGAATCACTGCTTCTTCACGAAAACTCACTAACCTCACTGCCCGGTGGGATCTTTAGCGGGCTCAGATCCCTGGGCACGCTGTGGTTAGTTGGCAACCGTTTAACTGTTTTACCCGCCGGTGTCTTCGACGACTCACTCGCTACTCTCAGCAGTTTGTTGATTGATCGCGGTTTCACAGCCTCTCTTGGATTCGCTTCGACGGCGCAGACAGTTTCCCCAGGTTCCGACGTCAAAGTGCCCCTGGTCTTGAGTCGGACCCTGCCGGTTGCGGTGCGGGTTCCCTACTCGGTGGGAGTAAATGCGCCGTCGGCCAGCTTGAGAGGACTCTCTCCTGCACCGGAAAGCGGGGTGATGTTCCGGGCTGGAGAAACCCACCAGGAAATCTCGTTCCGCCTGATCAACGATGCCGATTCCCGATCCGAGAGTAACGTGACGCTGTCCCTGGATGCGCTCTCCAAGATCGGACTGCGCCGGTCCGACGGCAAAGGTGAGGACGCTCCTTACCTGGAAACCGACACACTGGTATTGCGTCCGCCTGACGGTGTCAACCACACCGTTACCGTCCCAGGCTCCGATTCGCAGCAGCAAACGCCCTACTGTCTTTCTCTATGGGGCGGAGCACCCTGCTCCACCGTATCCATCCTGCCCGGTGTTTTCGCCGGTCCTATGGGTGAGAATCCGGCCGAAACCGAAGTCGTCATCACCAATATGGATCCGCAGCCCGTCGACTGCGAGATAGGGTTGCTGTTTCACGCAGGAATCCCTTCTGCTCCTGCGGTCACCTTCAACGGCCGATTCCATGAAAAAAACCTCATTCAAGTCACAGTGCCCAAGGGAGGAGCCGAGATCCTGACCCTTGGGGCTCCCGATGCTGAGGAGTTGGCAGTCGGCGCCCTGTATGTGTTCGCCCGGTCCCCTTGCGGCGCCGACTCGTTGCAGGTTCAGGCGCGTTATTTGATCGATGATGGGATTGAAGAAGGATTCGAGGAGTTGTTTTCGATGCCCGGCCAGTCCGCTAAAGATTGGTTGAGGCCTGGTGAGTGCCGCAGATTGACTGGTATTTTCGGAAATGGACGTAATGTCCTGCTCGCCTCGGCGAACTCCCAACCGGAACACGTGGCTCCGCCCGGAACTGCACTTCGTTTCCACGCCTTCGATCTAAAGGGCAAGTTTGTCGGTCGTCAGACAAGCCTCGACATCGAATGGAACCCCCAAATAAAGACGTCCTGGGAATTCGACCGACCCACAATCATTCAGATGTGCCTGGATGCCCCCAGCGACAGCCAATTCAAGCTGGCAATAGCGCCAATTGGATCCAAGTCCGGGGCCGCCAATATTCAATATGCGACTGAGAGTTTCCGCCATGAACCTGAACCAGAAGACACCGGTCCAGATCCTTGA
- a CDS encoding amidase, giving the protein MPDREICFLTATELSRLIRARKVSSGEVLEVHLDQIDRLNPKVNAIVTLVADRAREQARAADRTLAAGNEVGPLHGLPIAHKDLVWTRGIRTTFGTLACRDFVPTRDALIVERLKQAGAVTIGKTNTPEFGAGSQTFNPVFGETRNPYDTSKTCGGSSGGAAVALACGMQPLADGSDTGGSLRNPANFCNVVGLRPSPGRVPIWPSQVGWYTIGVQGPMARTVRDTALMLSAIAGPDRRSPISIAEPGSRFAAPLGRDFRECRIAWSPTLGGLPVDPRVTQILEGQRQIFESLGCRVEEATPDLKEAEAVFRAWRAWRFELTLSALNLEQQSQLKDTLKEEIEAARKLSGIDLSRAELRRTQLYHRVREFMETREFLVCPVNQVPPFDVRQPYVEEINGVRMKTYIDWMRSCWTISVLGLPAISVPAGFTPEGLPVGIQIVGRHQDDLGVLQLAHAYEQATGFWKRRPPICSTGAG; this is encoded by the coding sequence ATGCCCGATAGAGAAATCTGTTTCCTGACCGCGACCGAGCTGAGCCGCCTTATCCGGGCCCGGAAAGTATCCTCCGGCGAGGTGCTGGAGGTCCATCTCGACCAGATCGACCGACTCAATCCCAAGGTCAACGCCATCGTGACCCTGGTGGCGGACCGGGCCAGGGAACAGGCACGCGCCGCCGACCGGACTCTGGCGGCCGGGAATGAAGTCGGTCCCCTCCACGGCCTTCCCATCGCCCACAAGGACCTGGTGTGGACCCGGGGGATCCGCACCACCTTCGGCACTCTGGCCTGCAGGGATTTCGTACCCACCCGGGACGCGCTCATCGTGGAACGCCTCAAACAGGCCGGGGCCGTCACCATCGGCAAGACCAATACCCCCGAATTCGGTGCCGGATCCCAGACCTTCAACCCGGTCTTCGGGGAGACCCGCAACCCCTACGACACCTCAAAAACATGCGGCGGCAGCAGCGGCGGCGCCGCGGTGGCCCTGGCCTGCGGCATGCAACCCCTGGCCGACGGGAGCGACACCGGCGGATCGCTCCGCAACCCGGCCAACTTCTGCAACGTGGTGGGACTGCGTCCGTCGCCGGGCCGGGTTCCGATATGGCCCAGCCAGGTGGGCTGGTACACCATCGGCGTTCAAGGCCCCATGGCCCGGACCGTCCGGGACACCGCCCTAATGCTCAGCGCCATCGCGGGTCCCGACCGGCGCTCGCCCATCTCCATCGCCGAACCGGGCAGCCGCTTCGCCGCCCCCCTCGGGCGCGATTTCCGGGAGTGCCGCATTGCCTGGAGTCCCACCCTGGGCGGGCTGCCGGTCGATCCGAGGGTCACGCAGATCCTGGAAGGCCAGCGGCAGATCTTCGAATCCCTGGGATGCCGGGTCGAGGAAGCCACGCCCGACCTCAAGGAGGCCGAGGCCGTGTTCCGGGCCTGGCGGGCCTGGCGCTTCGAGCTGACGCTATCGGCCCTGAACCTCGAGCAGCAATCTCAACTCAAGGACACCCTGAAGGAGGAGATCGAGGCCGCCAGGAAGCTGAGCGGAATCGATCTCTCCAGGGCCGAGCTCCGGAGGACCCAACTCTACCATCGGGTCCGGGAATTCATGGAGACCCGTGAGTTCCTGGTCTGTCCCGTCAACCAGGTCCCCCCATTCGACGTCAGGCAGCCCTACGTGGAGGAGATCAACGGCGTCAGGATGAAGACCTATATCGACTGGATGCGGTCCTGCTGGACCATCTCGGTGCTGGGCCTGCCGGCCATCTCGGTGCCGGCCGGCTTCACCCCGGAGGGGCTCCCGGTGGGTATCCAGATCGTGGGCCGCCACCAGGACGATCTGGGGGTGCTGCAACTGGCTCACGCCTACGAGCAGGCCACCGGCTTCTGGAAGCGCCGGCCGCCGATCTGTTCAACCGGCGCCGGTTGA
- a CDS encoding dihydrodipicolinate synthase family protein yields MTGNKRRRFLKTVGLVAGGTLATSAGCSLSPGPGRSMEELTRACRGVHNFLTTPFLPDGALDVEGLRSNVAYHAERHARDMAIVVTCNLGELFSLDLEEHQAAGRAAVEGARGKMPVIQGVAGGYQLTLEMARNAERAGVDALMLFAPPYGSPTARGVYQYMHRVATTVRMGVFVNMWHGYAVPVEDYWPQVIGDLARLPNVIGFQDSSGGVEVGHSLGSLIPDRFLWIARGEGHAVKALPSGARAYTAAVACLAPAACRAFWENGTAGNLAEMNRILEQRIAPMAAVRSLRPGYSAAGIKVALETMGRAGGPTRPPMGQVAAEDRPRIEAVVRRHAET; encoded by the coding sequence ATGACGGGAAACAAGCGACGCCGGTTCCTGAAAACGGTGGGCTTGGTGGCAGGGGGTACTCTGGCCACGTCGGCAGGGTGTTCCCTAAGCCCCGGACCCGGACGCTCCATGGAGGAGCTCACCCGGGCCTGCCGGGGGGTGCACAACTTTCTGACTACCCCCTTCCTGCCCGACGGAGCGCTGGACGTCGAGGGTCTCCGCAGCAACGTCGCCTACCACGCCGAGCGGCATGCCCGCGACATGGCCATCGTGGTGACCTGCAACCTGGGGGAGCTCTTCTCGCTGGACCTGGAGGAGCACCAGGCCGCCGGGCGGGCGGCGGTGGAGGGGGCCCGGGGGAAAATGCCGGTCATCCAGGGTGTGGCGGGTGGCTATCAACTGACCCTTGAGATGGCGCGCAATGCGGAGCGGGCGGGCGTGGACGCTCTCATGCTGTTCGCCCCCCCTTACGGCAGTCCGACCGCCAGGGGCGTCTACCAGTACATGCACCGGGTGGCCACAACCGTCCGCATGGGAGTCTTCGTCAACATGTGGCACGGTTACGCCGTGCCGGTTGAAGACTACTGGCCGCAGGTCATCGGCGATCTTGCCAGGCTGCCCAACGTGATCGGCTTTCAGGACTCCAGCGGCGGCGTTGAGGTGGGCCATTCGCTGGGAAGCCTGATCCCCGACCGGTTCCTGTGGATCGCCCGCGGAGAAGGCCACGCTGTCAAGGCCCTTCCCTCCGGAGCCCGCGCCTACACGGCCGCGGTGGCCTGCCTGGCCCCCGCGGCCTGCCGAGCCTTCTGGGAAAACGGCACGGCCGGCAACCTGGCGGAGATGAACCGGATCCTGGAGCAACGGATCGCTCCCATGGCCGCCGTGCGCAGCCTGCGGCCCGGCTACAGCGCCGCCGGCATCAAGGTGGCCCTGGAGACCATGGGAAGAGCCGGGGGTCCCACCCGGCCGCCCATGGGCCAGGTGGCGGCCGAGGACCGCCCCCGGATCGAGGCCGTCGTCCGACGCCACGCGGAGACCTGA
- a CDS encoding dihydrodipicolinate synthase family protein — MAQTSRRRILSQLATGLSQGATAGSGSRRSLNDLRQSLRGVHSYLPTPFQANLEINPEGMLQNAAFYAEAGIKPLSLVVAAGLGELFSLGFEEHREVVSAAATGAAGRLPVVAGVRGGYRFAVRMARNAEEAGAEAILIFPPPGGPQTLEGQRRYFTEIAQSVAIGVLIYPRTQRDDWSSLLEELADLPNVMGFKDGSRGIDLGRSLGPRARKRLVWTARGEEHALQALPAGATAYATSFASLAPGACHEFWRLGTKGDAKGMENLYRERIAPLAAIRRQLPLPDRSPGFGVAAIKAALEALGRAGGSVRPPKLQVGPTAAIYEIAGRYSELTST, encoded by the coding sequence GTGGCCCAGACCTCCCGCAGGCGGATCCTGTCTCAGTTGGCGACCGGACTGAGCCAGGGGGCAACAGCCGGCTCTGGCTCCAGGCGTTCCCTGAACGACCTGCGGCAGTCCCTGCGGGGCGTTCACAGCTACCTGCCGACGCCATTTCAGGCCAATCTCGAGATCAACCCCGAGGGGATGCTCCAAAACGCCGCCTTTTACGCCGAGGCCGGAATCAAACCGCTGAGCCTGGTGGTGGCGGCCGGACTGGGCGAGTTGTTCTCGCTTGGCTTCGAGGAGCACCGGGAGGTGGTGAGCGCGGCGGCGACGGGCGCCGCGGGCAGGCTTCCGGTGGTGGCGGGAGTGCGCGGCGGCTACCGGTTCGCCGTGCGCATGGCCCGCAACGCCGAGGAGGCCGGCGCTGAGGCCATTCTGATCTTTCCGCCTCCCGGAGGACCCCAGACCCTGGAGGGCCAGCGGCGGTACTTCACCGAGATCGCCCAATCGGTCGCCATCGGAGTCCTGATCTACCCGCGGACACAGAGGGATGACTGGTCCAGCTTGCTGGAGGAGCTGGCCGACCTGCCCAACGTCATGGGGTTCAAGGACGGCAGCCGCGGCATCGACCTGGGCCGATCCCTCGGACCCCGGGCCCGCAAGCGCCTGGTCTGGACGGCCCGCGGAGAGGAGCATGCGCTTCAAGCCCTGCCGGCCGGGGCCACCGCCTACGCCACTTCCTTCGCCTCCCTGGCGCCCGGGGCCTGCCATGAATTCTGGAGGTTGGGCACCAAGGGAGATGCCAAGGGCATGGAGAATCTCTACAGGGAGCGCATCGCTCCCCTGGCCGCCATCCGCCGCCAGCTACCGCTTCCCGACCGCTCCCCGGGCTTCGGGGTTGCCGCCATCAAGGCGGCCCTGGAGGCGCTGGGACGGGCGGGAGGCAGCGTGCGGCCGCCCAAGCTTCAGGTCGGCCCAACGGCGGCAATCTACGAAATAGCGGGCCGGTACTCGGAGTTGACCTCAACATGA
- a CDS encoding sulfatase-like hydrolase/transferase codes for MNTPSKPNIVLLISDNQRLDTLGILGRTACRTPTWDRVAREGVLMENLRTTSPICSPARASFFTGFQPHQAGMPHLPYLGALRVGQEDEYPDMEITRPPISHFLREQGYQCLYAGKWHLGTRNIQRWFDWVSACDNGERSYSEWCRWQGVPDGFIFHDDERSGPYRSAHYPRMTVPRTGILDIPADKEHNRWILGHGFEMFGLRDPDKPFFLVISLEGPHPPLVVPEPWYHLYDPEDIPEPENWNPGPDEPGFLEGSYYRRLRNEWGEDFSAWRKSIAVYWGYATYIDWLFGRFVQRLEECDLLDETLLVMLSDHAEMMGQHGLWQKFCPYEEAIRVPWAMRWPAAFKPGTRCRVDASHVDVAATLLALAGVEVESLGLEGESLVPYMTCAEPEPPARDCFVQYNVARNFAGWHGVENWRAMVRRPWKYVLHENGETELYHLGDDPGELTNLAGRPESSETAATLREALLAWSRRTRDPFLKHLEARAGG; via the coding sequence ATGAACACGCCCTCCAAGCCCAATATCGTCCTCCTGATCAGCGACAATCAGCGGCTGGATACCCTCGGAATCCTTGGAAGGACCGCCTGTCGAACCCCCACCTGGGACCGCGTGGCCCGGGAAGGGGTCCTGATGGAGAACCTGCGGACAACCAGCCCCATCTGCTCTCCGGCCCGGGCTTCCTTCTTTACCGGTTTCCAGCCCCACCAGGCCGGCATGCCCCATCTGCCCTACCTGGGGGCGCTTCGGGTGGGCCAGGAGGACGAGTATCCCGACATGGAGATCACCCGGCCTCCGATCTCCCACTTTTTGCGGGAGCAGGGGTACCAGTGTCTCTACGCCGGCAAATGGCATCTGGGAACCCGCAACATTCAGCGCTGGTTCGATTGGGTCAGCGCCTGCGACAACGGAGAGCGTTCCTACTCCGAGTGGTGCCGCTGGCAGGGAGTCCCCGACGGCTTCATCTTTCACGACGACGAGCGCAGCGGACCCTATCGTTCCGCCCACTATCCGCGAATGACGGTGCCCCGGACCGGAATCCTGGACATTCCCGCCGACAAGGAGCACAACCGCTGGATCCTGGGACACGGCTTCGAGATGTTCGGCCTGCGCGACCCCGACAAGCCCTTTTTCCTGGTGATCAGCCTGGAGGGTCCCCATCCGCCCCTGGTGGTTCCCGAGCCTTGGTACCATCTCTACGATCCCGAGGACATCCCCGAACCGGAGAACTGGAATCCCGGTCCGGACGAGCCCGGATTCCTGGAGGGGAGCTACTACCGCCGCTTGAGAAACGAATGGGGCGAAGACTTTTCGGCCTGGCGCAAGTCCATCGCCGTCTACTGGGGCTATGCCACCTACATCGACTGGCTCTTCGGCCGGTTCGTGCAGCGCCTGGAAGAGTGCGATCTGCTGGACGAAACCCTGCTGGTGATGCTCTCCGACCACGCCGAGATGATGGGGCAGCACGGGCTGTGGCAGAAGTTCTGTCCTTACGAGGAGGCCATCCGGGTCCCCTGGGCCATGCGCTGGCCAGCGGCCTTCAAGCCTGGCACGCGCTGTCGGGTGGACGCCAGCCACGTGGACGTGGCCGCCACGCTGCTGGCCCTGGCCGGCGTGGAGGTCGAGTCCCTGGGCCTCGAAGGAGAGAGCCTGGTTCCCTACATGACGTGCGCCGAACCCGAGCCCCCGGCCCGCGACTGCTTCGTGCAATACAACGTGGCCCGCAACTTCGCCGGTTGGCACGGGGTGGAGAACTGGCGAGCCATGGTGCGCCGGCCCTGGAAGTACGTCCTGCACGAGAATGGGGAGACCGAGCTCTACCACCTGGGCGATGACCCCGGCGAGTTGACCAACCTGGCGGGCCGTCCTGAAAGCTCGGAGACGGCGGCCACGCTCAGGGAGGCCTTGCTGGCCTGGTCGCGGCGCACCCGGGACCCCTTTTTGAAACATTTGGAGGCGCGGGCCGGCGGTTGA